In one Lolium rigidum isolate FL_2022 chromosome 3, APGP_CSIRO_Lrig_0.1, whole genome shotgun sequence genomic region, the following are encoded:
- the LOC124696380 gene encoding 50S ribosomal protein L4-like: protein MRALARAASLLRRAVDCTPQLGSFGRDAPLVSKILPNVYFNRYSTHLAPANEVLIPPELLSSKSVWTPDRELGQYEDLVARVTNFHNEDKGFMVLDGDVFDVPIRKDIVHRVVRWQLAKRQQGTHSTKTISEVSGTGRKPYKQKGTGRARHGTLRGCQFRGGATMHGPKPRSHAFKLQKKVRRLGLKIALSARTAEGKLCIFEDLEVPSHKTKNIVQYIKQMDDTKKVLLVDGGDIDKKLKLATQNLHYVNVIPSIVSGSESQQLNAEQ from the exons ATGCGCGCCCTCGCACGTGCAGCGTCGCTGCTGCGCCGCGCCGTGGACTGCACGCCGCAGCTCGGATCCTTCGGCCGAGACGCCCCGCTCGTCAGCAAG ATATTGCCAAATGTCTACTTCAATCGGTACTCTACTCATTTAGCTCCAGCAAATGAGGTGCTGATTCCACCGGAACTTCTATCTAGCAAGAGTGTTTGGACCCCAGACCGAGAGCTAG GGCAGTATGAGGACCTAGTAGCTAGAGTAACAAACTTCCATAATGAGGACAAGGGATTCATGGTTTTGGATGGTGATGTTTTTGATGTTCCAATTAGGAAGGATATTGTTCACAGAGTAGTAAGGTGGCAACTTGCTAAAAGGCAACAG GGGACACACTCAACTAAAACTATCAGTGAAGTGAGTGGCACAGGAAGAAAGCCTTACAAGCAAAAAGGAACTGGAAGAGCTCGCCATGGAACGCTGCGTGGTTGTCAG TTTCGAGGTGGTGCAACCATGCATGGCCCTAAACCACGAAGCCATGCATTCAAGCTGCAAAAGAAAGTACGACGCTTAGGACTTAAAATAGCGTTGTCTGCCCGAACAGCTGAGGGGAAG CTCTGCATCTTTGAGGACTTGGAAGTCCCTAGCCACAAGACGAAAAACATTGTGCAGTACATAAAGCAGATGGACGATACGAAGAAGGTCTTGTTGGTGGATGGAGGCGACATTGATAAGAAGTTGAAGCTAGCAACTCAAAATCTTCACTATGTGAATGTCATCCCATCCATTGTAAGTGGCTCAGAATCTCAGCAGCTGA